AATCTGATGTTGTGTATTGAACAAATTAGCTTGTGTTGTGTTGTCCTTCAAACATCCTTCAAACTAGAAATGCAAGAACAAGTGACTTTTGTTATTCATTGAGCTCGTTATTTGGTTTTGTTCTTAATTTCTTGGTCCTTATTCCACTACTAAACAGAAATAAGAGGGAACTTGCAATACTCGTTTAAGTTTCCGTACCCGTTCCATTACTCCTTTAAGTTTCCGTACCCGTTCCAATACTCCTTTAAGTTTTCGTACCCGTTTCAATACTCCTTTAAGTTTTCGTACCCATGTCAACACTCGTTTAAGTTTCCATACCATTTTCGAGTCTTAAAAAATAGACACGACACGGGGTTTTCACAAAATAAAGACACGACACGAAAAACGAATTTATCGTTAATCAAAGACAACGAGTAACATAAAAGGGAtcccatttcatttcattaatgattcaaaatacaaaatgagTCAACTATCCATAAACTGATACAATAACACCTTCCACATTTAGTTTAGTTCTTCTCTAAGCTTTGAAAAACATTACAAATACCATAcacaacacagcagcagcaatGGCAATGTGGTTGAGCTTCCCAAGTGTGTTGTGGTTCCCCTCCTTCAGTTTGTTCACTTCAGACATAAGAGCCTTACACTTGAGCTTCAGATTGTCACTTTCATTCAACAGGCACCTTCTTTGCCCACTCAAATCATCAACTTCACTCTTCAATGCATTCACTTCCACTTTTAGCAACTTCTTATCCAATAACAAAGCATTCGTGACATTCCTTTGCCAATCAACACAATCTTCCTCATCCAGCCACTCAAATTTCTTGCATCCCCTTGTTTCTGTAACTGGATCATACCTTTGGCAAGCTATAAATTTGCGCCCAGGATTCTCTCTTGTCCACGAAGTTAAACGCGCAACAGGGAGTCCACAATAACATTTTTGCTTTGATAAAGGAGAAGGAGGAGCCATTTTTCCTACAATTTACATTAATTCTCGTTAATTATGTTATCAATTCGAATAGTAGTAACCTAATTTTGTTAATTCATTTGAAgaacaaaaacccccaaattggatttaaaccctaattaaagaacaaaaacataaaattgATACCTGTAATGAGCAGAATTTTCCTTGGTTTGAGCACATAAAACCCCTAACCTAATTGAAGTATTGAAATGGATTGGAAATTTCAGGAAAATTTTGGGGTTAAGATGAAGAAAATCGTGGAAGATTGAAACAATATAAGGAGGGAAATCCTAAACTAGCCGTTAGTGGGCCCCATGTGACGGAATTTTGGATGGAAACTGTTAAGAGGTAGTAAACAATAAATTAtgggaagtttaaggtagtaaaataaaataaaaattacataaGGTAGTAATTACAAAAGTTGGTTATTTAAAAGGTAGTAATTACGAAATTTTCCCATAATAATTGATAATTTTCCCTATATATTTACCAgtataaaaaaatgaaaattactaAAATTGGTAGATTTTGGAACGGGTAGAATATTACTTACGTAAGGAATGATTTATGTAGCACGATAGTGTATTTCTTATATATATCTTTTATACcaacataaaaaaatatatacttcacCTATTT
This genomic stretch from Spinacia oleracea cultivar Varoflay chromosome 3, BTI_SOV_V1, whole genome shotgun sequence harbors:
- the LOC130470175 gene encoding uncharacterized protein; protein product: MAPPSPLSKQKCYCGLPVARLTSWTRENPGRKFIACQRYDPVTETRGCKKFEWLDEEDCVDWQRNVTNALLLDKKLLKVEVNALKSEVDDLSGQRRCLLNESDNLKLKCKALMSEVNKLKEGNHNTLGKLNHIAIAAAVLCMVFVMFFKA